The following proteins are encoded in a genomic region of Sebastes fasciatus isolate fSebFas1 chromosome 12, fSebFas1.pri, whole genome shotgun sequence:
- the kel gene encoding kell blood group glycoprotein isoform X2 has translation MSETPIELEPQLSVQPSSQPEPERGLQPPPLLQPPLPTQDPSDTHQQTQLQPELQLSESNPEQQHQAEPVWINHRRLLLLFLGFLSCAAILGLVYYMHQNRQTRSDNNQAGKVTTCVSPACLWASARLSTSADPFTQPCDYFLFTCGSDRLSPDGGGRQRGQGIPGHPQNQRARAAWPERRGQSKEREDRGLKKEKIQDRKTLLLQHLREILESNDRPGSTAVQKAKGFYHSCLDTKSIETSGAEPFLALIQKLGGWAVSGQWNRTDFNSTLSLLMKDYATFPFFNLYVGKDPNEIANGTTKRYIQIDQPDLLIPIEWNSKTLKSQAKTQTLRPFLASCQRYLALLGAPPSSSMMHVGAFISLSSELAVAATPLHHRLSKGQLYQRMTIRELQIQAPVIDWLGCLQAAFHPLPLIEDDHVLLHNSPYIVQMSRVIGKWLNKHELSTSGPVHTFMVLNLLHTLMPALDSRFTGTEKNLSLALGDTEGAGPRWKHCVLQTERGFHLVLTHLLSERTAHREAEEIIQNIFSSFKSKLHELKWTDQMSFQFVMKKVTVGSHSFFSNYVQLLSLWQKRRRQLLTEQAEAADILSVTPFLLGGELLFPMGMFIPPLFHPTYPRAMNYGVMGFLIAKDILHLILPDIYSQSETVHAVGECVWAHYLTVTEKAGRGGVFSLSAAQQQEVWVQYSALQIALQAYHQSLKNHPRDTSISGLSHTPLFLTSFSQVNCDSDPYIEFMPLEPSFLITVICAKSDLCPTSLQCPSKTQQRSLQTC, from the exons ATGAGTGAAACTCCAATAGAGCTTGAG CCTCAGCTATCAGTCCAGCCGTCGTCACAGCCAGAACCTGAGAGGGGGCTCCAGCCTCCGCCTCTGCTTCAGCCGCCACTCCCCACCCAAGATCCCTCCGACACCCATCAACAAACCCAGCTCCAGCCTGAGCTGCAGCTGTCAGAGTCTAACCCCGAGCAGCAGCACCAAGCAGAACCAGTGTGGATAAACCATCGAAGGCTGCTTCTCCTTTTTTTGGGGTTCTTGTCATGTGCTGCCATTCTGGGGCTTGTTTACTATATGCATCAGAATCGTCAAACTAGGAGCGATAATAACCAGGCAGGCAAAG TGACTACATGTGTGTCCCCGGCCTGTCTGTGGGCCTCGGCCCGTCTGTCCACGTCTGCTGATCCCTTCACGCAGCCCTGCGATTACTTCTTGTTCACATGTGGATCTGACAGACTTTCACCAGACGgtggagggaggcagagaggtCAGGGCATCCCTGGACATCCACAGAACCAGAGGGCGAGGGCTGCGTGgccggagaggagaggacagagtaaagagagagaggacagaggactgaaaaaggagaaaatacaGGACAGAAaaactctgctgctgcagcatctcAGGGAGATTTTGG AATCAAACGACAGGCCGGGTAGTACAGCAGTGCAGAAGGCCAAAGGGTTTTACCATTCCTGTTTGGACACCAAATCCATAGAGACGTCCGGAGCAGAGCCCTTCCTCGCACTCATCCAGAAG CTGGGAGGCTGGGCAGTATCAGGTCAGTGGAATCGGACTGACTTTAACTCCACCCTGAGCCTCCTCATGAAAGACTACGCCACCTTTCCCTTCTTCAACCTCTATGTGGGCAAAGACCCAAATGAAATTGCCAATGGGACAACCAAAAGATATATACAG ATTGATCAGCCCGATCTGCTGATCCCAATTGAATGGAACAGCAAGACACTGAAGTCTCAAGCTAAAACTCAG ACGCTACGTCCCTTCTTGGCATCGTGTCAGAGGTACCTGGCACTGTTGGGGGCGCCGCCCAGCAGCAGCATGATGCACGTGGGCGCGTTTATCTCTCTGTCCTCTGAGCTCGCCGTGGCTGCTACACCTCTGCACCATCGCCTGTCGAAAGGACAGCTCTATCAGCGCATGACCATCAGGGAGCTACAG ATCCAGGCCCCTGTCATTGACTGGCTGGGCTGTCTGCAGGCTGCTTTCCATCCACTGCCCCTCATCGAAGATGATCACGTCCTTCTGCATAATTCGCCTTACATTGTGCAAATGTCCCGCGTCATTGGCAAATGGCTTAACAAGCACGAGCTGAGCACCAG CGGTCCTGTTCATACGTTCATGGTCCTCAACCTGCTGCACACCCTGATGCCGGCTCTGGACTCCAGGTTCACTGGAACAGAGAAGAATTTGTCTCTAGCTCTGGGTGACACTGAAGGG GCAGGCCCTCGCTGGAAACACTGTGTGTTACAGACTGAGAGAGGATTTCACTTAGTTCTCACACACCTTCTCAGTGAAAGGACGGCACACAGAGAG gCAGAGGAGATTATTCAAAATATCTTTTCCTCCTTCAAGTCCAAATTACATGAACTCAAGTGGACGGATCAGATGTCTTTCCAgtttgtcatgaaaaaa GTGACAGTCGGCTCACATAGCTTCTTCTCCAACTACGTCCAGCTTCTGTCCTTGTGGCAAAAGAGACGCCGTCAACTCTTGACTGAGCAGGCTGAGGCGGCTGATAT TCTGTCGGTCACACCATTTCTCCTGGGTGGTGAGCTCCTCTTTCCCATGGGAATGTTTATCCCTCCTCTCTTCCATCCTACCTATCCCAG GGCAATGAATTATGGTGTAATGGGTTTCCTTATCGCCAAAGATATCCTCCACCTGATTCTGCCTGACA TTTACTCTCAGAGTGAGACGGTGCATGCTGTGGGGGAATGTGTGTGGGCCCACTACCTCACTGTGACAGAAAAAGCCGGCCGAGGTGGAGTGTTTTCTCTCTCGGCGGCGCAGCAGCAGGAGGTGTGGGTGCAGTATTCTGCACTGCAGATAGCGCTGCAG gcTTATCATCAGAGTCTAAAGAACCATCCGAGAGACACCTCCATCTCAGGACTATCACACACTCCTCTGTTCCTCACATCTTTTTCTCAG GTTAACTGTGACTCAGACCCATACATTGAATTCATGCCCTTGGAGCCCTCCTTCTTGATTACAGTGATTTGTGCCAAATCTGACCTGTGTCCTACAAGCCTGCAGTGCCCCAGTAAAACCCAGCAGCGTTCATTACAAACATGCTGA
- the emg1 gene encoding ribosomal RNA small subunit methyltransferase NEP1 — MEVPVAKKRGLEHLDEYEPKPAKHMRSLHDRMSERRLVVVLEGASLETVKVGKTFELLNCDQHKNIIVKNGRNPGNIRPDITHQCLLMLMDSPLNRAGLLQVYVHTEKNALIEINPQTRIPRTFTRFCGLMVQLLHKLSVRAADGPQRLLRMIKNPVSDHLPPGCPRMSTSFSSAGDAVCPRTLVPEGPATVVVGAFAHGAVNVDYTEKTVSISNYPLSAALTCAKMCSAFEEVWGVL; from the exons ATGGAGGTTCCTGTAGCGAAGAAGCGTGGTCTTGAACATTTGGACGAATATGAGCCAAAACCAGCCAAACACATGCGCAGCCTGCACGACCGCATGTCCGAGAGGAGGCTGGTTGTTGTTCTGGAGGGAGCGTCGTTAGAGACAGTGAAG gTCGGAAAAACCTTTGAGCTGTTGAACTGTGAccaacataaaaatataatcgTCAAAAATGGAAGAAATCCGGGAAATATCCGACCAGACATCACACATCAG tgtttgctgatgttgatgGACAGTCCACTGAACAGGGCCGGCCTGTTGCAGGTTTACGTCCACACAGAGAAAAACGCCTTAATAGAGATCAACCCACAGACTCGCATCCCGAGAACCTTCACTCGCTTCTGTGGTCTTATGG TTCAGCTGCTGCACAAGTTGAGTGTCCGGGCCGCTGATGGTCCTCAGAGGCTTCTGAGGATGATTAAAAACCCTGTGTCTGACCACCTGCCTCCTGGCTGCCCCCGCATGTCCACCTCCTTCTCTTCTGCCGGAGACGCCGTCTGTCCTCGGACTTTGGTGCCAGAGGGACCGGCTACAGTGGTGGTCGGAGCATTTGCACATGGAGCG GTGAATGTGGACTACACAGAGAAGACGGTGTCCATCAGTAACTACCCCCTCTCTGCGGCTCTGACCTGTGCCAAGATGTGCTCTGCCTTCGAGGAAGTGTGGGGTGTCCTGtga
- the kel gene encoding kell blood group glycoprotein isoform X1 codes for MSETPIELEPQLSVQPSSQPEPERGLQPPPLLQPPLPTQDPSDTHQQTQLQPELQLSESNPEQQHQAEPVWINHRRLLLLFLGFLSCAAILGLVYYMHQNRQTRSDNNQAGKVTTCVSPACLWASARLSTSADPFTQPCDYFLFTCGSDRLSPDGGGRQRGQGIPGHPQNQRARAAWPERRGQSKEREDRGLKKEKIQDRKTLLLQHLREILESNDRPGSTAVQKAKGFYHSCLDTKSIETSGAEPFLALIQKLGGWAVSGQWNRTDFNSTLSLLMKDYATFPFFNLYVGKDPNEIANGTTKRYIQIDQPDLLIPIEWNSKTLKSQAKTQTLRPFLASCQRYLALLGAPPSSSMMHVGAFISLSSELAVAATPLHHRLSKGQLYQRMTIRELQIQAPVIDWLGCLQAAFHPLPLIEDDHVLLHNSPYIVQMSRVIGKWLNKHELSTSGPVHTFMVLNLLHTLMPALDSRFTGTEKNLSLALGDTEGAGPRWKHCVLQTERGFHLVLTHLLSERTAHREAEEIIQNIFSSFKSKLHELKWTDQMSFQFVMKKVQSLIPRLWTTKEISSQAELDLLFSKVTVGSHSFFSNYVQLLSLWQKRRRQLLTEQAEAADILSVTPFLLGGELLFPMGMFIPPLFHPTYPRAMNYGVMGFLIAKDILHLILPDIYSQSETVHAVGECVWAHYLTVTEKAGRGGVFSLSAAQQQEVWVQYSALQIALQAYHQSLKNHPRDTSISGLSHTPLFLTSFSQVNCDSDPYIEFMPLEPSFLITVICAKSDLCPTSLQCPSKTQQRSLQTC; via the exons ATGAGTGAAACTCCAATAGAGCTTGAG CCTCAGCTATCAGTCCAGCCGTCGTCACAGCCAGAACCTGAGAGGGGGCTCCAGCCTCCGCCTCTGCTTCAGCCGCCACTCCCCACCCAAGATCCCTCCGACACCCATCAACAAACCCAGCTCCAGCCTGAGCTGCAGCTGTCAGAGTCTAACCCCGAGCAGCAGCACCAAGCAGAACCAGTGTGGATAAACCATCGAAGGCTGCTTCTCCTTTTTTTGGGGTTCTTGTCATGTGCTGCCATTCTGGGGCTTGTTTACTATATGCATCAGAATCGTCAAACTAGGAGCGATAATAACCAGGCAGGCAAAG TGACTACATGTGTGTCCCCGGCCTGTCTGTGGGCCTCGGCCCGTCTGTCCACGTCTGCTGATCCCTTCACGCAGCCCTGCGATTACTTCTTGTTCACATGTGGATCTGACAGACTTTCACCAGACGgtggagggaggcagagaggtCAGGGCATCCCTGGACATCCACAGAACCAGAGGGCGAGGGCTGCGTGgccggagaggagaggacagagtaaagagagagaggacagaggactgaaaaaggagaaaatacaGGACAGAAaaactctgctgctgcagcatctcAGGGAGATTTTGG AATCAAACGACAGGCCGGGTAGTACAGCAGTGCAGAAGGCCAAAGGGTTTTACCATTCCTGTTTGGACACCAAATCCATAGAGACGTCCGGAGCAGAGCCCTTCCTCGCACTCATCCAGAAG CTGGGAGGCTGGGCAGTATCAGGTCAGTGGAATCGGACTGACTTTAACTCCACCCTGAGCCTCCTCATGAAAGACTACGCCACCTTTCCCTTCTTCAACCTCTATGTGGGCAAAGACCCAAATGAAATTGCCAATGGGACAACCAAAAGATATATACAG ATTGATCAGCCCGATCTGCTGATCCCAATTGAATGGAACAGCAAGACACTGAAGTCTCAAGCTAAAACTCAG ACGCTACGTCCCTTCTTGGCATCGTGTCAGAGGTACCTGGCACTGTTGGGGGCGCCGCCCAGCAGCAGCATGATGCACGTGGGCGCGTTTATCTCTCTGTCCTCTGAGCTCGCCGTGGCTGCTACACCTCTGCACCATCGCCTGTCGAAAGGACAGCTCTATCAGCGCATGACCATCAGGGAGCTACAG ATCCAGGCCCCTGTCATTGACTGGCTGGGCTGTCTGCAGGCTGCTTTCCATCCACTGCCCCTCATCGAAGATGATCACGTCCTTCTGCATAATTCGCCTTACATTGTGCAAATGTCCCGCGTCATTGGCAAATGGCTTAACAAGCACGAGCTGAGCACCAG CGGTCCTGTTCATACGTTCATGGTCCTCAACCTGCTGCACACCCTGATGCCGGCTCTGGACTCCAGGTTCACTGGAACAGAGAAGAATTTGTCTCTAGCTCTGGGTGACACTGAAGGG GCAGGCCCTCGCTGGAAACACTGTGTGTTACAGACTGAGAGAGGATTTCACTTAGTTCTCACACACCTTCTCAGTGAAAGGACGGCACACAGAGAG gCAGAGGAGATTATTCAAAATATCTTTTCCTCCTTCAAGTCCAAATTACATGAACTCAAGTGGACGGATCAGATGTCTTTCCAgtttgtcatgaaaaaa GTTCAGTCTTTAATTCCAAGGCTTTGGACAACAAAAGAGATCTCTAGTCAGGCTGAGCTTGATCTGCTTTTTTCCAAG GTGACAGTCGGCTCACATAGCTTCTTCTCCAACTACGTCCAGCTTCTGTCCTTGTGGCAAAAGAGACGCCGTCAACTCTTGACTGAGCAGGCTGAGGCGGCTGATAT TCTGTCGGTCACACCATTTCTCCTGGGTGGTGAGCTCCTCTTTCCCATGGGAATGTTTATCCCTCCTCTCTTCCATCCTACCTATCCCAG GGCAATGAATTATGGTGTAATGGGTTTCCTTATCGCCAAAGATATCCTCCACCTGATTCTGCCTGACA TTTACTCTCAGAGTGAGACGGTGCATGCTGTGGGGGAATGTGTGTGGGCCCACTACCTCACTGTGACAGAAAAAGCCGGCCGAGGTGGAGTGTTTTCTCTCTCGGCGGCGCAGCAGCAGGAGGTGTGGGTGCAGTATTCTGCACTGCAGATAGCGCTGCAG gcTTATCATCAGAGTCTAAAGAACCATCCGAGAGACACCTCCATCTCAGGACTATCACACACTCCTCTGTTCCTCACATCTTTTTCTCAG GTTAACTGTGACTCAGACCCATACATTGAATTCATGCCCTTGGAGCCCTCCTTCTTGATTACAGTGATTTGTGCCAAATCTGACCTGTGTCCTACAAGCCTGCAGTGCCCCAGTAAAACCCAGCAGCGTTCATTACAAACATGCTGA
- the LOC141778855 gene encoding uncharacterized protein LOC141778855 yields the protein MRKKATALPRGAKGAKGAKGAKGAKGNAPINVKTTGNAPLKVLKQTGKPTKTPTGKGLGKGGARRLGQQLKRAIILQETKVRGKDALPKTPVRLLKHLIQTDAENPPETSTAKPTSLPHVPPVILNVVSLCKSRGGITMAELKQTLADGGVNVNKKNRPVNVVTQRLVKNETLVPTTRNASFKLNKEKQTDTKEVKTHSVKSPKPKGDLKQSKAPSKSPKGAEKPQKQYRKTPKPKGKPRGAAAKSYKLTGKSRKTAAKSYKLTGKSRKTAAKSHKSRRGTPKATRKSPKPAGKKRRTATNRAAQVKKTPRAQKRRRK from the exons ATGCGGAAGAAAGCCACAGCCCTGCCCAGGGGCGCCAAGGGAGCCAAGGGAGCCAAAGGAGCCAAAGGAGCCAAGGGAAACGCTCCTATCAACGTTAAAACAACTGGAAATGCACCACTAAAGGTGCTAAAACAAACAGGGAAACCTACCAAGACTCCGACTGGGAAAGGTCTTGGTAAAGGAGGAGCCAGGCGTCTGGGCCAACAACTGAAACGAGCCATCATCCTCCAGGAGACTAAAGTCCGCGGAAAAGATGCTCTGCCCA AGACTCCTGTTCGCCTTTTGAAGCATCTGATTCAAACTGATGCCGAGAATCCACCCGAGACGAGCACCGCAAAGCCGACGTCCTTGCCTCATGTCCCCCCCGTCATCCTCAATGTGGTTTCCCTGTGCAAAAGCCGAGGTGGCATCACCATGGCAGAGCTGAAGCAGACGCTGGCTGATGGAGGCGTCAATGTCAACAAGAAGAACAGGCCGGTGAACGTAGTGACTCAACGGCTGGTTAAAAATGAGACACTTGTACCAACTACAAGGAACGCATCATTCAAACTCAACAAAGAG aaacagacagacacaaaggaAGTAAAGACACACAGTGTGAAATCCCCAAAACCAAAAGGAGATCTGAAGCAGAGCAAAGCACCCAGCAAATCACCCAAAGGAGCAGAAAAGCCACAGAAACAATACAGAAAGACTCCCAAACCAAAGGGCAAGCCTCGCGGAGCAGCAGCCAAATCGTACAAACTAACAGGCAAGAGTCGTAAAACAGCAGCCAAATCATACAAACTAACAGGCAAGAGTCGCAAAACAGCAGCCAAATCGCACAAATCAAGACGAGGGACACCCAAGGCAACAAGAAAATCACCAAAGCCAGCAGGGAAGAAACGCAGGACTGCAACGAACCGAGCGGCACAGGTTAAAAAAACACCAAGGGCGCAGAAACGTCGACGAAAGTAA
- the zyx gene encoding zyxin, producing MEDSSSSKPVMVTSSLNFKVTTPSFYNQPKKFASVAPPRPKSLTPPSGPSPTPVGTAVIGRVGDLPPPPPSLCDDFPPPPPPPPLDDDLPAPPPDCQTTPPAFEAPPPAFPAPPPVADDLPLPAPPEESACPPSCPSPPPPPPPPPLPATGTSFPSAAGTPQRLVEKQTSFDQQLDTLTDLLSEMETRRPFNPKLPGQFSSAPAPKPPAPPPTAPKPALSFLPPPEMGDRPPPAPWAEELRARTNRQANHNSAPNSATQQFAKAPAVAPKSGFGGRPTTSSTSLAQKLTQNLNQNITPMGVAPKPSPPFATSSFPPPPAAPPGPPAPPNNVATAPAVNHIKSSPFASQVNANQNPPAAVPPPQPKMMASPPSSFNQPMKTPPASASSPPGPVAIPGGGVPLNMREVEELERMTKDFIKDMDTHAPVITSPPTEVCGKCGEALSRTQPAVRAMNKLFHSNCFCCMSCHRPLQGMQFYDRDDAPQCEDCYVNSLAVCSRCGERITDRVLKAVGQCFHSHCFRCSTCSCSLEGAPFITDDNNNPYCVQDYHRRFSPLCVSCNEPIIPAPGSEETVRVVALDKNFHLKCYRCEDCARPLSIEADENGCYPLDGRILCMKCHTQHAQKAAQ from the exons ATGGAGGACTCCAGTAGCAGCAAGCCGGTCATGGTGACATCCTCTCTGAACTTCAAAGTCACCACGCCGTCGTTCTACAACCAGCCAAAGAAGTTTGCCTCTGTGGCACCGCCACGGCCCAAAAGTCTGACGCCTCCCTCCGGTCCATCACCGACACCAGTAGGCACAGCCGTGATTGGTCGAGTGGGAGATCTGCCTCCGCCGCCCCCGTCGCTCTGTGATG ACTtcccaccccctcctcctcctcctccactggaCGATGATTTGCCAGCCCCTCCCCCCGATTGCCAAACCACACCCCCTGCCTTTGAGGCCCCCCCTCCCGCCTTCCCCGCTCCACCTCCAGTGGCAGATGACCTGCCCCTCCCAGCTCCCCCTGAGGAGAGTGCCTGTCCGCCCTCCTGCccgtctccccctcctcccccaccccctccaCCGCTACCTGCCACCGGTACCAGTTTTCCCAGTGCTGCCGGAACACCACAG AGACTGGTGGAGAAGCAGACGAGCTTCGATCAACAGCTCGACACTCTAACTGACTTGCTGTCTGAGATGGAGACCAGGAGACCTTTCAACCCCAAG TTGCCGGGCCAGTTTTCTTCAGCACCAGCACCCAAGCCTCCAGCTCCTCCCCCGACCGCTCCTAAACCagctctctccttcctcccacCCCCTGAGATGGGAGACCGCCCGCCTCCAGCACCCTGGGCAGAAGAACTCAGAGCCAGAACAAACCGACAAGCCAATCACAACTCTGCACCAAACTCTGCTACTCAGCAATTTGCTAAGGCCCCGGCCGTGGCCCCCAAGTCTGGTTTCGGAGGGAGACCGACGACATCATCAACATCTCTGGCACAAAAACTGACCCAGAATCTGAACCAGAACATCACCCCAATGGGTGTTGCACCAAAACCTTCCCCTCCCTTTGCCACCAGCTCCTTCCCTCCACCTCCCGCAGCTCCACCCGGACCTCCTGCTCCACCAAACAATGTGGCGACTGCCCCGGCCGTTAATCACATAAAGAGTTCTCCGTTTGCCAGTCAGGTGAATGCAAACCAAAACCCCCCTGCTGCTGTGCCTCCTCCTCAACCCAAGATGATGGCATCTCCCCCTTCCTCTTTTAACCAGCCAATGAAAACTCCTCCTGCATCAGCG TCCTCTCCCCCTGGCCCAGTTGCCATCCCAGGTGGAGGCGTTCCTCTGAATATGAGGGaagtggaggagctggagagaaTGACCAAGGACTTCATTAAAGACATGGACACACACGCTCCTGTCATCACCTCCCCTCCTACAG AGGTCTGTGGGAAGTGTGGCGAGGCTCTGTCCCGCACCCAGCCAGCAGTGAGGGCCATGAATAAACTCTTCCACTCCAACTGCTTCTGTTGCATGAGCTGTCATCGCCCCCTGCAGGGCATGCAGTTCTATGACAGGGATGACGCGCCTCAGTGTGAGGACTGCTATGTG aaTTCCCTGGCAGTGTGTTCCCGATGTGGGGAGAGGATCACAGACCGCGTGCTGAAGGCGGTGGGCCAGTGTTTCCACTCCCACTGTTTCCGCTGCAGCACCTGTTCCTGCTCACTTGAGGGGGCGCCCTTCATCACTGATGACAACAACAACCCCTACTGTGTCCAGGATTACCACAG GCGTTTCTCCCCTCTGTGTGTGAGCTGTAATGAACCCATTATTCCAGCCCCGGGCAGCGAGGAGACAGTCAGGGTGGTGGCTCTTGACAAGAACTTCCACCTCAAGTGTTACCGTTGTGAG GATTGTGCTCGCCCTCTCTCCATAGAAGCGGATGAAAATGGCTGCTATCCATTGGATGGTAGGATCCTGTGTATGAAGTGCCACACCCAGCATGCCCAGAAGGCGGCGCAGTGA